Proteins co-encoded in one Thamnophis elegans isolate rThaEle1 chromosome 1, rThaEle1.pri, whole genome shotgun sequence genomic window:
- the SAMD15 gene encoding sterile alpha motif domain-containing protein 15: MDSSSNFRMHGADDKNEEEEEEEEEEEEDEWEDDEEEEEEEEAESPPRRRRRPFPLKSQSSVKESSRPLAESEILEAESLLEAEVKAPIIVGPLYLSWTPEEVAEWIGGLGFPQYKECFTTNFISGRKLIYVNCSNLPQLGITDFDHMKEISMHVRELLQIEEPRFERSISLPPRDNMGLFLEQKSRTGKRSDALSYSQFVQEARLQDYEPTLPTPPYEEMQPSTPSYEVESITPYEELQQTSSFFSK, from the exons ATGGACAGTAGCTCGAATTTCCGGATGCATGGCGCGGACGAtaaaaacgaggaggaggaggaggaggaagaagaagaagaagaagatgagtgGGAAGAcgacgaagaagaggaggaggaggaagaggccgaGTCGCcaccccgccgccgccgccgtcctTTTCCCCTTAAATCTCAGTCTTCAGTCAAAGAAAGCAGCCGGCCGTTGGCTGAATCCGAAATTCTCGAAGCCGAATCGCTGCTCGAAGCCGAAGTCAAAGCTCCCATCATCGTTGGTCCTTTATATTTATCCTGGACCCCCgaggaggtggctgaatggaTCGGCGGTTTGGGCTTCCCTCAATACAAG gaGTGTTTTACCACAAACTTTATCTCAGGACGCAAACTCATATATGTAAATTGTTCAAATCTGCCACAGCTTGGGATTACTGACTTTGATCATATGAAG GAAATTTCAATGCATGTACGAGAATTGCTGCAAATTGAGGAGCCCCGTTTTGAAAGAAGTATCTCTCTCCCGCCTCGAGATAATATGGGATTGTTCTTAGAACAAAAGTCTCGAACTGGAAAGCGCAGTGATGCTCTTAGTTATTCTCAGTTTGTTCAAGAAGCAAGGTTACAAGATTATGAACCAACGCTTCCAACCCCACCATATGAAGAAATGCAGCCTTCAACTCCATCATATGAAGTTGAATCAATTACACCATATGAAGAACTACaacaaacaagttcatttttctcaaaataa